The DNA region TTATTTTTACCATATTCTTTTGCTTTGTAAAGATTTTTGTCTGCTCTTTGAATTAAAGAATCAATACTTTCATTGTTTTCTATATTTGCAACTCCAACACTAACAGTTATTTTCTCGTCTATTCCAAAGTTTGCTTCTTCAATTTTCCTGCGAAAAGCTTCTGCAACAAGGGTTGCATTTTGGAGATTGGTTTCTGGAAGGAGAATTAGAAATTCTTCTCCTCCCCATCGGGAAGCAATATCGGATTTTCTTATATTCTCTCTTATAATTTTCGAAATTTTTTCAAGAACCATGTCTCCTGTTAAATGTCCAATAGGTGTCGTTTATTTTCTTAAAATCATCAATATCTATTATGATTATAGAGAAAGGACGATTATATCTTTCCCAAATATAAAGGCATTTTTCTAATTCTTGATCCATTTTACGTCTGTTGTAAAGACCAGTTAAATCATCTTTTATTGACAATTCCTCAAGTTTTTTGTTAAGGTTTGACAACTCTAAATTCTTTTTATACATTTCCTTTTCAGTTATCCCTTCTATCTCTTTTGCTATACTTCTAATTTCATTATCAGGATACTTATAAACATCCTTTTCATAAGTTTGATTCAAAATATTTTCTATTCTTTGTTTTAAGTGCTCTACAG from Dictyoglomus turgidum DSM 6724 includes:
- a CDS encoding GGDEF domain-containing protein, encoding MVLEKISKIIRENIRKSDIASRWGGEEFLILLPETNLQNATLVAEAFRRKIEEANFGIDEKITVSVGVANIENNESIDSLIQRADKNLYKAKEYGKNKVVF